AATTATTGGTAAAGATGAGAAATATAATTAACATCAAAGAGATTATTAGGTGAAAGGTGAAAGGTGCAGTGCCCCCTGCTGCTCAGTCAGAGCAAAGGCAATGAGCGACAGgctttattttaaacacacacacacaattatttacatatatatatatatatatatgcacacacacatacactctaacacacacacactgtaaagtgCTTACAGTCacataaaaaggaaaacaaagaaTGAATTCCGGAGTTATGGACCCAGTGCAGATCTTCTACAGTAAAATAGATTTAATCTGTTCTTGTGGTCTTTCTCTTCTtgtcctttttcttttgtttcctgCCCTTTTTTGGTCTTCTCTTACCCACCTGAGGACACAAAGAAACATCATGTGCATTTCTGTGCAGCTGCACATGTAATAGTTTCACTCTGCTTCTCCTGTCATGTTTTAGATCTAAATTAATCAGCTGTCTGTCATTAGAGAGTAACATTCATGACCCTGAGTCCCAGTAGCTGGTCAGCCGGTCAGCCGGTCAGCAGGTGAGGAAGAACCTGCTCCAGGTAGAAAGTGTAACTGGataaacacacatttctaaAGTTTTAAAGGAGGTCTGTTTGGAATGTAGCTCACATTGTctatatttcatattattttattaaatctgaAGTCTTTTTGCGATCGTACACACGGTGTGTTTGTGAGTCACGTCACAGACAGGAAACGCAGGATGACAGAAACAtggaacaacaaaaaacatgatgcagaaaagcttttaatcagacaaaaataaaggaacaaaggaataaataataaaataaataaataaataaataaataagcaaataaatatggtggaaaagaagagaaatattaaaaagttttgtgtatgtgtgtgtgtggacctacAAGGACAGGTAAATCTGACGTTTTGACCTTTTCagcttttttaattaattacaaaaaatttaaaaaataaattatttgatcaattaatcaattaaatgaTGAGATTGCTTGCTCTTGATTTCTGACTGAGGTGCACAACGCATTAATTAGCTGCcttaataattgtgtgtgtgtgtgtgtgtttcaggaagatACATTTTGCCACGCTGTCCATTCGCTCCACTGGGACAGCAGCAGTGAGTCTCTGCAGCGAGCTCGCAGTCTACTGGTGCCGGTCGGCACGACAACGCTTCCTCCAGACGACTCGGAGTCCTGATGAAAGATGAGGAGATGTTTGTTTACATTCAGACTGATCCGAATATTCAACTTTAATCATCCtcaatatttacacaatatttcCTTTAGAAAAGAAGAACAACACCTGGTACTTTTTATCCTTTTCTAGTTGCATATCAATTACATGCAACAACTTCCTattctatcagctataaacactcgtcccctcagcagtctctctttattctctctctctctcttctgctataaacactcgtcccctcagcagtctctctttattctctctctctctcttctgctataaacactcgtcccctcagcagtctctctttattctctctctctctcttctgctataaacactcgtcccctcagcagtctctctttattctctctctctctctcttcagctataaacactcgtcccctcagcagtctctctttattctctctctctctctctctcttcagctataaacactcgtctcctcagcagtctctctttattctctctctatcagctagaaacactcatcccctcagcattTAATCAACAGCtgaccaccaatcagagtccagaactcagtgTGATGTAATCCTGTTCTTTCCTGTGTTTTGTTAATTAAAGCTCGTTAATCGTTTCATTTTAAATCGCTATATATGAACCATGCATTACTCACTTTAAGGGGCAGGAATCGGCTGGACATCTTTCCATCGGTCCTCTGCTGGAACTCAATTTCATGTTGCAGAGGGTAGTAGCTCAGGGGCAGTGTCCAGGTGGCAGGAGGGTTCACGTCCAGCACGTCCCCAATCCTGGTCTTCAACACGGAGACGCGAGGATATCCCGGCCTTACTGCaggacaggacacacactgttacaacaCTGAAGAGTTCATGCTGCTTTACGGCTTCTCAGTTTGTCTCAGAAACATGACTAACTGTgactggtctcacacacacacacacacacacacacacacacacacaaacacacacacacaaacacttactgATATCTCGGATGTAGAAGCTGTAGcggattttaaaataattctttaGAAGAGACATGGCTTCTCCGATCACCACTGTGGGCTTGGCCTCCTCCGCAAACGGGTTGGTGGTGTGTGTCAGGTAGAATTTGCCATCTGTGGACCGAGTCAGCAAGTTGTtgctacacacacgcacacacacacacacacgcgcacacacacacatgcgcacacacacacacacacacacacaaagaaacttATTGTAGTTTACTGTAGTATGAATACAAggatgcaagtgtgtgtgtgtgtgtgtgtgtgtgtgtgtgtgtgcgtgtgtgtgtgcatgtgtgtgtgtgtgtgcgtgtgtgtgtgtgtgtgtgcgcatgtgtgtgtgtgtgcgcatgtgtgtgtgtgtgtgtgtgtgtgtgtgtgtgtgtgcgcatgtgtgtgtgtgtgcgcatgtgtgtgtgtgtgtgtgtgtgtgtgtgtgtgtgtgtgtgtgtgcgcatgtgtgtgtgcgtgtgtgtgcgtgtgtgtgtgtgtgtgtgtgtgtgcgcatgtgtgtgtgtgtgtgtgtgtgtgtgcgcatgtgtgtgtgtgcgtgtgtgtgtgtgtgcgtgtgtgtgtgcgcatgtgtgtgtgtgtgtgcgcgtgtgtgtgtgtgtgtgagacctttCGTCCCGAAGCCTGAAATCTTGGTAGCCCTTCTCACTCATGGAGCAGGAGATTGTGGAGGTGCAGTTGAAGGTCTCAGCGGTGCAGGACACAGGGGAACCtgaccacagacacacagagatgttataataataataataataataataataataataataataataataaatgtaaggTGATAGATAAAAccttattataaaaataactaTTTTAATTGACtcatgttattgttattaatatgattagtaataataatgatgtttaATAATACTGCAGCTGTAATTAATGCTGAGGAACGTAAGACACAGGCAGCAGGTATGAATATCACTTCTACCCTCTGAAACAGACTGTACAGAagctttataaaataaaagtcttatTTAATTAGCGTTTAAACATTAATACCGATGCAGAACGCCACTTTGTTATGGTGATGCGTTCCTGTTAAAATGCTCTGTGTTCTCTCATGGTGGCTCTGTAAATCTCACCGGTTATGGTATCAGACATGTCCAGCAGGACAAAGGTGTAGTCCACTTCCTTTCCTTCGCTCAAGCAGGTGAAGTTCCCAGTCAGATCATTGTCCAGCTTCAGAATCTTTACCTTGCTGCCGCTGACATCATACAGACCGTCCGCAAGGTCAAGGTCCATACCGTCCAATTTCCATGTCACGGGGCTTTCAGTGGCTTTGTCACAGCTCAGTGTAACACTGCTACCTATCTGGCCTGccacaactttacacacacacacacacacacacacacaccaccaccaccaccatcagcaacaacaaatgcaaatataaagaaaggattaaaatcaaacaaatgTGAGGGATCTatagttaatgtgtgtgtgtgtgtgtgtgtgttctcacatTTATCTGGGAATTTGTCTAGAGCTGACACTCTCATACTGCACAGGCAGAGAATAGTGATGAAGTTCAGTGAAGATCTCAtctagaagaagaaaagaaaatcactcAGAAGGTGAGGGTGAGAGGTGGGGTTAGGGGCGGGGCTGTGGGTGGAGTTAGGGTTGGTTATTAGACCTTTTCTTAGGACTAAATTTATATGaaattaaacatataaatatatggtaacataaaacatataaatcCACACACAAATTTGCATTAGATCAGTGCAAGGTTTTTCTCTCCATCCAGGCCAGAATTGTTTTACTCTAAAAATTCACAAATTACACAAATTTTgtctattaattattattattattattattataattattattatatatttcttgactttttttctttctatttcccTCTCTGAATTTAAAttcaattataaaaaaaattctttatctttattttatatatatatacatatataacaacatttttttaaaagagagaaaaagaatgcCGAATGAATAAAGTTTGAATAAAGTTTATAGGTGtctataataaaaatgtgaaataaataataataataataataataataataataataataataataataaatctactgctgataatttaaaaaatgttaagaaTAAACCTCACGGCGTTCTTTACTCACTTTCGGTGCGCGTGCGTCTCGCTGATGCTCGCTGGTCGTTGGTCCGGTGGTGCGCTCGTGCTCTTTTATAGGCGGCGCGCGCTGGggagcgggtgtgtgtgtgtgtgtgtgtgtgtgtggtggggggagGTTGCAAAGTTTTTCCCCCGTGTGACCTAAGTGCTAATACTTGTAATTTGTCCACTCGTTCTTAGCAGCGGTTTCACTCGCCTGTCAGAGCAGCGCGTGCactcatcactgtcacaatcggGCATGACCGTATCGAAAGTTCAAAAAGTTACAGTAATTTGGCAAATAATCCAAATAattcaggtgtttgtgtttgcactTAATACTTCAAAAGCCCCGActctgaacacctttaggatgaactggagtcTGGAGTCTCCTTAACATCCCAACACCaaagtctgatctcactaatccTCCTGcggctgaatgatcactaatccccacaaacacaatccaacatctagtggagaatCTTAAAGAAGAGAGAATATATCTGGAATGAGACGGTCAGTGGGAGTGATGGTCAGGGGGGGATGGAGCCCAGGCCAGGGTAATCATCCTGCACTCTCAGAAGGAAAGGTACAAAACTGCACCTTTCAAGGTACAAGTGGCCGGCGCTGGGCTGGTACCCTGAAGGGTACAATTTTGTACCTCTAGCTGTACCTTTATAACTCATTTTGGGAACATAATTGTACCTTGTATTTTTTGTTCCCCTAGGAACAAAATTGTACCTCGGCGGTACCCTTTATTTCTGACAGTGTGACACTGGATCTAGTAGTCTGATCTAAACCACTGTAACTGACCGGGCAGTGGACAaagatgattaaatgaatgCTGTTAATGCagcacaccacactggacatctTCTCTGgtgctttcttttcttcttgcacacacacacagatttaagaATGAATTGTTTCTACTAGAAAATGGTGTGATTACAGGAGAAATGCAGGGGTGAATCTGACAAGCTGAAGTAAACGCCTACAAAAGGATCTGTCTCAGATAATCCTGGGTCTTTAGTCACCAGTGCTGTTCTTAAACCCAGCTGGACTAATAGGTTTAGTGATATATGAATAGTCCTACTTTCAAAACTACTAGTAACAATAGAACactagtaacagtagtaatagtaagaGCAGCGTCACATGAAAAATGAAGAAGTGATACAGAGATGAAGAGACTGTAGAGTGTGGGCAGAGGGAGGAAGTTGTGTCGAAGGTGTTGGGGCTTTGCTTCGTCGTTATATTTCGTTATATTCTCTTACTCGGTATTCAGCAACGCCTTAGTCACTCAAAACTCTGAAACTGTATCTATCAGCCAATTTCACTTTCCTTCTCAGTTTCAAAGTCTCCCCTTACTAAAGAGAGAaggatattaatgattattaagaGCCATCATGGGCTGTGGGTGATATCTGATAGTTTTCCCCTCGAGGGTAGAAAccgttggtgtgatggtgagagGTGATAACGTGGACCGTAGCTGTCTGAGGTCAATAGGCTGCAGTGAGAACTGCTGTATTTCCTCCACAGTGGCTTTGCTTTGCAAATGAGTCAAAGTCCTTAATCGAGGCTCATGTGGACTTTCCAGGCATGTCCCTGGGTAACAGTTTTTACCCCCTCTGCTCTGTGGGAATAAACAAATTCATCTGCACCACTGACTGTTCTTCAACACACAGGACCCTTTCATTTAACCATCTCTCTGACATCATTCTGGCAGATCCCCATGGTGCCGAAGAACGGAACGTATGAATCGATCGTTTTGGGCGGCTTCGTGAGACCTTTACGCCAGCGCAGAGGTGATTTTCgagcaaaaaaaaccctgagatcTTTTTACCTGATGGTTAGCCACTGAGCCAGACTCTGGTTAATAGTTCCTGGATCAGGTGGCCGCGCCCGGATCTGCGCTGAAGTTACTGTACAGCTCAAATACCTGCAATGTGTAAGGGCTTAAAGCTGAATAATATGAGCAAAAATATCGGATCGTGATACTTGTACActtatacaccatacacaataTGGGGGTGTGGTGATATTAAAGGTTTGCTAACAAACTTCTAGCAAAACTGTGGATCTATCTTCTGCAGAGCCAACAAAAATAAACGACTTTAAGCTGAAAagagtcataataataataataataataaacacaaaaacaacaataataacaataacaaataaacagatctgatgctgtgtgtgatATCTGATCagatatataacattttttatagAGCTCCAttcactctcctctcctctcgcCTGTGCGGTCAGGTCTATTTCTATTGTCATTTTATTAGAATTCTATTCCaactatatttttattcttgtttatttaattattattgattatatttGTATGACTTGGACAGTGGATGAAGTAGCCTACATGTTGTCCTGTGTGCGGTTCTGCaaggagaaataaaatgtaCGCTCTAAAATATTTACGGCTTAAAGATTGAGAACTTTAAATAGTTTATACAGATACAGCAGAAGAACATTAATGAATGAAACTTTTAGTCAGTGTGCAGaaattctatctctctctctatctatctatctatctatctatctatctatctatctatctatctatctatctatctatctatctatctatctatctatctctctctctctctatctatctatctatctatctatctatctatctatctatctatctatctatctatctatctatctatctatctatctatctatctatctatctatctatctactccTATCATCCAAATGCAGCgaagtttatttctaaagctGAATATTATAATGTCAGATATTCTGTGTATGAATCCACTTCAGCTGAAAAGAAATCCAAACTTTTCACCAAATCAGATTTTCACAGAAGACTGAAAACGTTTGAAACATCATCTGTTCAGCTGAAAAGTGGATCTTCCCTTCCaacaaaaaacagcagcaaaacATTTACTGAGTATCATCTCTTCTACTGAAGACTGGAGCTCCCCTTCCTGAGCCtaacagcatcatcatcatcatcatcatcatcatcatcatcatcagaagaagaagaagaagaagaagaagagaaagaagatgaaaatgaagaagaatCTGTGGAACTTGTCTGGATTTATGTATTAAATGTTGGCAGTATCCACTCAGGTCAGCTCACTGACCATCACAGTGGACATCTGCTAGCTCCTGAGTGAGTGTCTCAGCTAGGATAAGAAACacgtgtgtttatgtagctaaagctaaaatgattctttttataaatatagaGTATTCATAACAATTTACACACACgtcatgtttgtgtttagaAGTGGAAAAAACTCCAGAGAGAACAGGAACttttttattagaaatgttTCCTCTTTGTTGGAGCAGAAGCTTAACTTTCACACGCAGAATGTTATTACCTTCACTCCAAAACCTTCACCTTCACTCTGTAAACCTCAGAGGAGTGAACCACGGCTGGATTTAGAACACAAGCCCATGATATttcttttgaaatatttattttgttataatttacctttttttttattcgtgtgtttttttttttatagaactcGCTCCTTCCTGCTTGTTGTACCTGAAACTGacctataaatatatttttcctgCTGATGTTCTGACCTCGGCATGATATTTTGCACAGTTTTGAAAAACACGCCTGAATTCAGCATCAAAAACACACTGACCCATTTTACTgctttttcccccaaaatgtataaaaagagCAGAATTTCTGCTGCGTTCTGCTTCCCTGTgtcactgctgttttttttttttgttttttcgtgCCTTCTTTGTACATGACTCACTTTTTTCTGTAGAAAAAGGGAACTTTGGTCAGATGTCCTTCGACTTCGTAGAAGGTGAAACCTGctgattttcatgtttttttttttcctcaaatcaCATCAGTTTCATTTTTCTGCTAAACTttaaacagaaagctgaggctggtGTGCTGTGAAAAGTATTGGTACCCCTCTGATCTAGAGCCATGGATGGAAAGGATCGTCCACTCTGATCAGATATGACACTGGTCATGGTTTAATCTCGGTACAGcactgacactctctctctctcacacacacacacacacacacacatcttttttATAGAACACAAGTCAAACCTTTTTAATTcaaaaattatttcatttcattaaaacatgaaatgaaatttcattaattatttaatgaaacCTTTTGCCTCTGTTTATCAGTGTACCAAGGCACAGTAGAGTTGGAAATGTTacctgttaaatctgctctCCTGGGGGAAAGGGGGTTCTTTTGGGGTATTTTAAGGGTTCTTTCACACTCTGATGTAAGGTCCCACAAATAACCTGTTCCTGTTTAACATTTTAAGAGCATTATTACAGACATGAGGCCTACACCCAGCATGGTGAAGtaattacatcatcatcatcatcatcatcatcatcctcctcctcatcatcctcctcctcctcctcatcatcatcatcatcatcatcatcatcctcctcctcctcctcatcatcatcatcatcatcctcctcccctcctcctcctcctcctcatcatcatcatcctcctccccctcctcctcatcatcatcatcatcatccccctcctcctcatcatcctcatcatcatcatcatcctcctcctcctcctcctcctcctcctcctcctcctcatcatcatcatcatcatcctcctccccctcctcctcctcatcatcatcatcatcctcctccccctcctcctcctcatcatcatcatcatcatcatcctcctccccctcctcctcatcatcatcatcatcctccccctcctcctcatcatcatcatcatcatcatccccctcctcctcatcatcctcatcatcatcatcatcatcatcatcatcatcatcatcatcatcatcctcatcatcatcatcatcatcatcatcatcatcctcctcctcctcctcatcatcatcatccccctcctcctcatcatcctcatcatcatcatcatcatcatcatcatcctcctcctcctcatcatcatcatccccctcctcctcatcatcctcatcctcatcatcatcatcatcatcatcatccccctcctccccctcctcctcatcatcctcctcctcatcatcctcatcatcatcatcatcctccccctcctcctcctcatcatcctcctcatcatcatcatcatcatcatcatccccctcctccccctcctcctcctcatcatcctcctcctcatcatcctcctcatcatcatcatcatcatcatcatcatcatcatccccctcctcctcatcatcctcctcctcctcctcctcatcatcatcatcatcatcatccccctcctccccctcctcctcatcctcctcctcctcatcatcctcatcatcatcatcatcatcatcatcatcatcctccccctcctcctcctcatcatcatcctcctcctcctcatcatcatcatccccctcctccccctcctcctcatcatcctcatcatcatcctcctcctcctcctcatcatcatcatcatcatcatccccctcctcctcatcatcctcctcctcctcctcctcatcatcatcatcctccccctcctcctcctcctcctcctcatcatcatcatcatccccctcctcctcctcctcctccgcctcatcatcatcatcatcatcctccccctcctcctcatcatcctcatcatcatcatcctcctcctcctcctcctcatcatcatcatcatcctccccctcctcctcatcctcctcctcctcatcatcatcatcctccccctcctcctcctcatcatcatcatcctccccctccacctcatcaccctcatcatcatcatcatcatcatcatcctccccctcctcctcatcctcctcctccccctcctcatcctcctcatcatcatcatcctcctcctcctcctcctcatcatcatcatccctcctcctcatcatcctcatcatcatcatcatcatcctcccctcctcctcctcctccccctcctcctcctcatcatcctcatcatcatcatcctcctcctcctcccccatcatcatcctcatcatcatcatcatcatcatcctccccctcctcctcatcatcctcatcatcatcctcctcctcctcatcctcatcatcatcatcctcctcctcctcctcctcctcctcatcctcatcatcctcatcatcatcatcatcatcatcctccccctcctcctcctcatcatcctcatcatcatcatcctccccctcctcctcctcctcctcatcatcatcatcatcctcctcctcctcctcctcattatcatcatcatcctccccatcctcctcctcctcatcaacatcctccccctccccatcatcctccccctcctcctcctcatcctcatcatcatccccctcctcctcctcctcctcctcatcatcatcatcttccccctcctcctcatcatcctcattatcatcatcatcctccccct
The sequence above is drawn from the Hemibagrus wyckioides isolate EC202008001 linkage group LG04, SWU_Hwy_1.0, whole genome shotgun sequence genome and encodes:
- the il12b2 gene encoding interleukin-12 subunit beta; this encodes MRSSLNFITILCLCSMRVSALDKFPDKFVAGQIGSSVTLSCDKATESPVTWKLDGMDLDLADGLYDVSGSKVKILKLDNDLTGNFTCLSEGKEVDYTFVLLDMSDTITGSPVSCTAETFNCTSTISCSMSEKGYQDFRLRDESNNLLTRSTDGKFYLTHTTNPFAEEAKPTVVIGEAMSLLKNYFKIRYSFYIRDIIRPGYPRVSVLKTRIGDVLDVNPPATWTLPLSYYPLQHEIEFQQRTDGKMSSRFLPLKDSESSGGSVVVPTGTSRLRARCRDSLLLSQWSEWTAWQNVGKRRPKKGRKQKKKDKKRKTTRTD